One stretch of Bacteroidia bacterium DNA includes these proteins:
- a CDS encoding PaaI family thioesterase: MKDQFFSPNQHSIEELNKFCTGTMSDFLGIKITEVAPTYIKAEMPINTKTIHPFRMMHGGASFVLAEHIGSVAANLVIDMESFFAFGQSLVGSHIKTAKEGETVYGYASALHIGATSHIWDIKIKNEQEQLVFSGQLTMAIRPKKKD; the protein is encoded by the coding sequence ATGAAGGATCAATTTTTTTCTCCGAATCAACACTCAATTGAAGAGTTAAACAAATTCTGTACAGGTACGATGTCTGACTTCTTAGGTATTAAAATTACAGAAGTTGCACCCACATACATCAAAGCCGAAATGCCAATCAATACAAAGACTATTCACCCATTTAGGATGATGCATGGCGGTGCGTCTTTTGTCCTTGCTGAACATATTGGCAGTGTGGCAGCGAATCTTGTCATTGATATGGAGTCATTTTTTGCATTTGGTCAAAGCCTTGTTGGAAGCCATATCAAAACGGCTAAAGAGGGTGAAACTGTGTATGGATACGCCTCTGCACTGCACATTGGCGCAACCAGTCATATTTGGGATATAAAAATTAAAAATGAACAAGAGCAATTGGTGTTCTCCGGTCAATTAACAATGGCAATCAGACCCAAAAAGAAAGATTGA
- a CDS encoding LysE family translocator, producing the protein MNFVMPVVEGFVTGIGLSLTLGTVFFALIQNSLIFGYKKGILIASGVAFSDIVLISLVLWSDSFIGFLQNCAKEVTIVGAILLIVFGIAQFAKKVANKEGIKDYSGSLFGDIFFVGKGIFLNVINPVNFFVWLSISAMLSAKFHYVIDEKLAFFIASVIAIFTVESLLAIFAARVRKLMNDKRIRWVNRISGTIFIGIGVYLLCS; encoded by the coding sequence ATGAATTTTGTAATGCCGGTTGTTGAGGGTTTTGTAACAGGGATAGGTCTAAGTTTGACTTTAGGTACTGTGTTTTTTGCATTAATTCAAAACTCGCTGATTTTTGGATACAAAAAAGGAATATTAATCGCTTCCGGAGTGGCATTCAGTGATATTGTCCTGATTTCTTTAGTGCTGTGGAGTGATTCGTTTATTGGGTTTTTACAAAATTGTGCTAAGGAAGTTACAATAGTAGGCGCGATTTTGTTGATTGTCTTTGGTATAGCTCAGTTTGCTAAAAAGGTTGCCAATAAAGAGGGAATTAAAGACTATTCTGGTTCTCTGTTTGGAGATATTTTTTTTGTGGGCAAAGGGATATTTTTAAATGTAATTAATCCTGTCAATTTCTTTGTTTGGCTTTCTATCTCAGCCATGCTGTCTGCAAAATTTCACTATGTAATTGATGAAAAATTAGCGTTTTTTATTGCTTCCGTCATTGCAATATTTACAGTGGAGTCTTTATTGGCAATATTTGCAGCGCGTGTACGCAAGCTAATGAATGATAAACGCATACGCTGGGTGAACCGAATTTCAGGAACTATCTTTATTGGGATAGGAGTGTATTTACTATGTTCGTAA
- a CDS encoding chorismate-binding protein encodes MAKACYRIPGGETFYFNGHEEKLSEMPIHKTGYIISNFAGTSFQFIQAEPDTTPCQFENNTQQSHNLDRTISKAHFIYFIEKIQSEIKSGRVSKVVAARCKQIDLPKSFEINAFIQKLKVNYPNAYISAYQNKNCTFISASPELLISKNANGTAESVALAGTAPWEQKEKLGSKESAEQGITAKHIREVLHNAGILFNESDQTIVRAGHLAHLVNTYSFTIEQTNIPSLISSLHPTPAVGIYPHHAGIDFITNNEDWNRGFYAGYSGILNPKGLNILSINIRSMLISGRKALLQAGAGITLDSNPESEWIETEEKMQTLEQLL; translated from the coding sequence ATGGCAAAAGCTTGTTATAGGATTCCTGGAGGTGAGACGTTTTATTTTAATGGACATGAAGAAAAACTGTCTGAAATGCCCATTCATAAAACTGGTTACATAATTTCAAATTTTGCAGGAACCTCATTTCAATTCATACAAGCAGAGCCTGATACCACACCTTGTCAGTTTGAAAACAACACTCAACAATCGCATAATCTTGACCGGACTATTTCCAAAGCTCATTTTATTTATTTCATTGAAAAGATTCAATCTGAAATCAAGTCAGGCAGGGTAAGTAAGGTAGTAGCAGCGCGTTGCAAACAAATTGACTTACCGAAATCCTTTGAAATTAATGCCTTCATCCAGAAATTGAAGGTCAACTATCCTAATGCCTATATTTCAGCCTATCAAAACAAAAATTGCACATTCATTTCAGCCAGCCCGGAATTACTTATCAGCAAAAACGCAAACGGAACAGCGGAATCAGTGGCATTAGCAGGGACAGCCCCATGGGAGCAAAAAGAAAAATTAGGCAGCAAAGAGAGTGCTGAACAAGGAATCACAGCAAAACACATCAGAGAAGTGCTGCATAATGCAGGAATTCTTTTCAACGAAAGCGACCAAACAATAGTAAGAGCAGGACATTTGGCTCATTTAGTAAACACCTATTCTTTTACAATAGAACAAACAAATATACCTTCACTCATTTCATCTCTTCATCCGACTCCCGCAGTTGGAATTTATCCGCATCATGCAGGTATTGATTTTATTACAAATAATGAGGATTGGAACAGAGGGTTTTATGCCGGCTATTCGGGAATATTAAACCCAAAAGGATTGAACATCTTATCCATCAATATACGCAGCATGTTAATTAGCGGTCGCAAAGCGTTGTTACAAGCAGGAGCAGGCATTACATTGGACAGCAATCCTGAAAGTGAATGGATAGAAACAGAGGAAAAAATGCAGACATTAGAGCAGCTGCTTTAA
- a CDS encoding DUF423 domain-containing protein, producing MNENSIKYSQFQKYALACAAFGLAIYVMLTALGAHALKEVLENPDLNRVFAAATKHLMLGCIGIFVAIFLSVLLSINTRIPVVLMLLGLLLFSLNLLVYFFLKINDIHIAFLGMLAPIGGTMFVLAWTWLGILIVKGKK from the coding sequence ATGAATGAAAACTCAATAAAATATTCACAGTTTCAAAAATACGCACTTGCTTGTGCCGCATTTGGCTTAGCTATATATGTGATGCTTACAGCCTTAGGAGCACATGCACTTAAGGAAGTATTGGAAAATCCTGATTTGAATAGGGTCTTTGCCGCAGCAACCAAGCATTTAATGCTGGGGTGTATTGGTATTTTTGTTGCTATATTTTTATCCGTATTGTTGTCTATCAATACTCGTATCCCTGTGGTGCTTATGTTGTTGGGGTTGCTTTTGTTTTCGTTGAATCTGTTGGTATATTTCTTTTTAAAAATCAATGATATTCACATTGCTTTTTTGGGAATGTTAGCTCCAATCGGAGGGACTATGTTTGTACTTGCATGGACTTGGTTGGGAATCTTGATAGTCAAGGGGAAAAAATGA
- a CDS encoding septum formation initiator family protein: MKLDKAFLLKYRYYFIFGAFGIWMTFFDFNSLTSLIKINKDVRVLKKEAAFYKKEIEQARQQRTYLFSNPDNLEKFAREKYMMKKDDEDVFIIVENKK, translated from the coding sequence GTGAAATTAGATAAAGCTTTTTTGCTCAAATACCGATACTACTTCATCTTCGGAGCATTTGGAATATGGATGACTTTCTTTGATTTCAATAGTCTGACTTCCTTAATCAAAATCAATAAAGATGTACGTGTACTGAAAAAAGAAGCTGCATTCTATAAAAAAGAGATTGAACAAGCAAGACAACAAAGAACATACTTATTCTCCAATCCTGACAATCTGGAGAAATTCGCACGAGAGAAATACATGATGAAAAAAGATGATGAGGACGTTTTTATCATTGTCGAGAATAAGAAATAA
- a CDS encoding outer membrane lipoprotein carrier protein LolA, protein MKYLKAITTATLIFGISGLAFTQIDLEQKAKEILEKVTKTYKAQKALYSEFTITTENKAEKMERVSETGKIWVKGDKYKLEFNEQIIICNGKTIWTYFPKTKELTIENYNAKDVEISPATIFSFYKTGFLSKFDGSYTKDNITYDRVALNPTDKKKPYFYITLHVNEAKSNIKQVDISFKSGIRQTIDITTQTATQVLESKFFEYDPVLYPAGSTDDLR, encoded by the coding sequence ATGAAATACCTTAAAGCAATTACAACTGCAACTCTTATTTTTGGAATTAGCGGTTTAGCTTTCACTCAAATTGACTTAGAACAAAAAGCAAAAGAAATCCTCGAAAAGGTTACTAAAACGTACAAGGCACAAAAGGCTTTATACTCAGAGTTCACAATTACAACTGAGAACAAAGCGGAAAAAATGGAACGGGTTTCTGAAACAGGTAAAATTTGGGTAAAAGGTGATAAATACAAATTGGAGTTTAACGAACAGATTATAATCTGTAATGGCAAAACCATTTGGACATATTTTCCAAAAACGAAGGAATTGACCATTGAAAATTATAACGCTAAGGATGTAGAAATCAGTCCCGCTACTATTTTTAGTTTTTATAAAACAGGTTTCCTATCAAAATTTGATGGCTCATATACTAAAGACAACATAACATATGACAGGGTAGCTCTCAACCCTACTGATAAGAAAAAACCTTATTTCTACATTACATTGCATGTCAATGAGGCAAAATCAAATATCAAACAAGTCGATATCAGTTTTAAGAGCGGTATTCGCCAAACTATTGACATAACAACTCAAACCGCAACCCAAGTGTTAGAATCAAAATTCTTTGAGTATGACCCTGTGTTGTATCCTGCCGGTAGCACTGATGATTTAAGATAG
- a CDS encoding enoyl-CoA hydratase-related protein, protein MSYNAIKLEKNGNVATITLNREDVFNAFNDEQSYELQDALKDVTRDNNCRVIVLTGAGKAFCSGQDLKAIAKSENRSLSDSLYKRYNPIIRAMREMPKPIICKLNGVAAGAGCSLALASDFIVASEKASLIEVFINVGLVLDSGSSYFLPRIVGGNRAFELATMGSKVSAQQALEWGMVNRVVPHEELDNEVSKIVAYYAAAPTKAIGLMKKMLNKSFHSDLNTMLEYEAFCQEIAGKSADYKEGVSAFNEKRLPNFKGE, encoded by the coding sequence ATGAGTTATAATGCAATCAAATTAGAAAAAAATGGCAACGTAGCCACCATTACCCTCAACAGAGAAGATGTATTTAACGCTTTCAATGACGAACAGAGTTATGAATTACAAGATGCTCTGAAAGACGTAACGCGCGACAATAATTGCAGGGTCATTGTTTTAACCGGGGCAGGCAAGGCATTTTGTTCGGGTCAAGATTTAAAAGCAATTGCAAAAAGTGAAAATCGTTCTTTGTCTGATTCATTATACAAAAGATACAACCCAATCATCAGGGCAATGCGCGAAATGCCTAAACCCATTATCTGCAAACTCAATGGTGTTGCAGCAGGAGCCGGTTGTTCATTGGCATTAGCAAGCGACTTTATTGTTGCATCCGAAAAAGCCTCTTTAATTGAAGTATTCATCAATGTCGGGCTGGTTTTAGATAGCGGATCTTCTTACTTTTTACCAAGAATAGTGGGAGGCAACCGAGCTTTTGAACTTGCTACAATGGGGTCTAAAGTTTCTGCACAACAAGCATTAGAATGGGGCATGGTCAATCGAGTTGTCCCACATGAAGAATTAGATAATGAAGTATCAAAAATTGTAGCATACTATGCTGCTGCACCAACCAAAGCAATTGGCTTGATGAAAAAAATGCTCAACAAATCCTTTCATTCAGATTTGAACACAATGTTAGAGTATGAAGCATTCTGCCAAGAGATTGCAGGCAAATCCGCTGATTATAAAGAGGGTGTGAGTGCATTTAATGAGAAAAGACTACCCAATTTCAAGGGAGAATAA
- a CDS encoding class I SAM-dependent methyltransferase, whose translation MKEQAFIQHVKNKLAVLPDISAYNKVYLSRLIAELPYRTKIFHAVIAEVCLQTHKPVQDIVLVDYGGGTGLLSCYARWVGIGKVIYIDIFDQSAKDAMTIAAQLDLSADTYLVGEVSVLQTKPHALVSTDVIEHIYSLNDFFATCYRLNPKLIQVHITGANPYNPIIRRRLMALQKRNENEYHAPAVGAKPSDDYRAYKEIRQIWLQENYAQELSVNEIQQLVLLSRGCNFDDIRVMADDYLKNKQFPVRTLHPTNTCDPNTGNWSERLLSQEDLQSFCTEFGWQCTYEAFEFNNRQANMIKNFVWYILNRIGKMLGGSAKCLLPLLKITIKEKESLR comes from the coding sequence ATGAAAGAGCAAGCATTTATTCAACATGTCAAGAATAAACTGGCGGTATTGCCTGATATTTCAGCATATAACAAGGTTTACCTCTCGCGATTAATTGCGGAGTTACCATACAGAACCAAGATTTTTCATGCAGTCATTGCTGAAGTGTGTTTGCAAACTCACAAACCAGTGCAAGATATAGTATTGGTGGACTATGGCGGAGGCACAGGCTTGTTGTCATGTTATGCACGTTGGGTTGGAATTGGTAAAGTGATTTATATTGATATTTTTGATCAATCAGCAAAAGATGCCATGACCATAGCTGCTCAATTGGATTTGTCAGCCGACACTTATTTGGTGGGAGAGGTAAGTGTGTTACAAACAAAACCCCATGCGCTGGTTAGTACTGATGTGATTGAACATATATATTCATTAAATGATTTTTTCGCAACGTGCTATAGATTGAATCCTAAGTTAATACAAGTGCATATTACGGGAGCAAATCCATATAATCCAATCATCAGGAGACGATTGATGGCTTTACAAAAGAGAAATGAAAATGAATATCATGCTCCGGCTGTTGGTGCAAAGCCTTCTGATGATTATAGAGCTTATAAAGAAATAAGGCAGATTTGGTTGCAGGAAAATTATGCTCAGGAGTTGAGTGTAAATGAAATTCAGCAATTGGTCTTGCTATCAAGGGGATGCAATTTTGATGATATCAGAGTCATGGCAGATGATTATCTAAAGAATAAGCAGTTTCCGGTCAGGACATTGCACCCTACAAATACATGCGATCCCAATACAGGAAACTGGTCAGAACGGTTATTGTCACAAGAAGATTTGCAATCATTTTGTACAGAATTTGGTTGGCAATGTACGTATGAGGCATTTGAATTTAATAACCGTCAAGCCAATATGATCAAGAACTTTGTTTGGTACATATTGAATCGAATAGGGAAGATGTTGGGCGGTTCTGCAAAATGTTTGTTGCCCTTACTAAAAATTACAATCAAAGAAAAAGAGTCCTTAAGATAA
- a CDS encoding thiamine diphosphokinase, with protein MSSHHFVREGQEPALVLANGLPCSTELLNQLVAWSPTIMVLDGAYYKAMERNINFDILLGDFDSIKTTSIELPFPAEIIHTPDQEKTDLQKGLELLIARKTEAANLLWATGARADHFMSNLNVMAKFRNDITLKMIDDNSVIYPVKSPFVKYFHAGENLSLIPLNAVKNIQTKNLQYELHGGLLEPGGRFGSSNRVKESGLVEVTFDDGILLLMECKD; from the coding sequence ATGTCATCACACCATTTTGTTAGAGAAGGTCAAGAACCCGCATTGGTATTAGCAAACGGATTGCCTTGCAGCACAGAACTTTTAAATCAATTGGTGGCATGGAGTCCCACAATTATGGTGTTGGATGGAGCATATTATAAGGCAATGGAACGCAACATTAATTTTGATATCCTGCTGGGTGATTTTGACAGCATAAAAACCACTTCGATTGAACTACCATTTCCTGCAGAGATTATTCACACACCTGACCAAGAGAAAACAGACTTGCAAAAAGGGCTGGAATTGCTGATAGCCCGAAAAACAGAAGCAGCAAACTTACTTTGGGCGACAGGTGCCAGGGCAGATCATTTTATGAGCAACCTCAATGTTATGGCTAAGTTTAGGAATGACATAACGCTTAAAATGATTGATGATAACTCAGTTATTTATCCTGTCAAAAGTCCTTTTGTGAAATATTTCCATGCAGGTGAAAACTTGTCTTTGATACCGCTGAATGCAGTTAAGAACATTCAGACCAAGAATTTGCAATATGAACTGCATGGAGGTTTGTTAGAGCCTGGTGGGAGATTTGGCTCAAGTAATAGGGTAAAAGAATCAGGGTTAGTTGAAGTTACCTTTGATGATGGAATATTGCTGTTAATGGAATGTAAAGATTAA
- the rpoN gene encoding RNA polymerase factor sigma-54, whose product MLKQSLSQKLQQKMSPQQIQFMKMLQLGTSDFLEKIEQEVLDNPALEKSSEGDIDNEEYEKNDDFEGETISNTEDTFDEDISDYLSDSNDDGGFRLNDDYAEEERKEIPIPTFQSFYEYLIEQADTNIYNNHELELAHHLIGSLEDDGYLRRELRAIVNDLMFTANVSTSVEELEKVLHEIQKFDPAGVGARDLKECLLLQLNRKLTERTNKKPIELAIHILSEHFEAFTKMHYDKLTRSLKISETELKEAILEIKKLNPKPGQTSNSNYNEQYIIPDFKVINDEGNLSVTLNSKNAPELRISRNFQETLKAYSANTEDKQLKQSAQYAKDKIDSAKWFIDSIKQRQNTLLQTMKAIVAKQRDFFIDEDETMLKPMVMKDIADAIGMDISTVSRVANSKYVETSFGLYPLKYFFSEGLTTDSGDEVSNKEIKKILQTEIDKENKSKPLTDEELMEILTKKGYNIARRTVAKYREQLNIPVSRMRKQL is encoded by the coding sequence ATGCTCAAACAAAGTCTAAGTCAGAAACTACAACAGAAAATGTCGCCACAACAAATTCAATTTATGAAAATGTTGCAGTTAGGCACATCTGATTTTTTGGAAAAAATTGAACAAGAAGTATTGGATAATCCGGCATTAGAAAAAAGTTCCGAAGGAGACATAGATAATGAGGAGTATGAAAAAAATGATGATTTTGAAGGAGAAACTATCAGCAATACAGAAGACACATTTGATGAAGACATCTCTGACTATTTATCCGATTCTAATGATGATGGCGGATTTAGATTGAATGATGACTATGCTGAAGAAGAACGGAAAGAAATCCCTATTCCTACTTTTCAGAGTTTTTATGAATACCTTATCGAACAAGCCGATACCAATATATACAACAACCACGAACTCGAACTCGCCCATCATTTGATTGGAAGCCTTGAAGACGATGGTTATTTGCGAAGAGAACTCAGAGCCATTGTAAACGATTTGATGTTTACGGCAAATGTTTCTACGTCAGTAGAAGAACTTGAAAAAGTTTTACATGAGATACAAAAATTTGACCCGGCAGGTGTAGGAGCCAGAGACTTAAAAGAATGCTTACTCTTACAACTCAACAGGAAATTAACAGAAAGAACAAATAAAAAGCCTATTGAACTTGCCATACATATTCTGAGCGAACATTTCGAGGCGTTCACTAAAATGCACTACGACAAACTCACCCGAAGTTTAAAAATCAGTGAAACAGAGTTGAAAGAAGCTATATTGGAAATCAAGAAACTCAATCCCAAGCCCGGTCAAACATCAAACTCCAACTATAATGAGCAGTATATTATACCTGATTTTAAAGTCATCAATGACGAAGGAAATTTAAGTGTAACATTAAATTCAAAAAATGCTCCTGAATTGCGCATCAGCAGAAATTTTCAAGAAACCCTGAAAGCGTATTCTGCCAACACAGAGGACAAGCAACTAAAGCAATCAGCACAATATGCAAAAGACAAAATTGATAGTGCAAAATGGTTTATTGATAGCATTAAACAAAGGCAAAACACCTTATTGCAAACCATGAAAGCCATCGTTGCCAAACAAAGGGATTTCTTTATTGACGAAGATGAAACCATGCTCAAGCCTATGGTTATGAAAGACATCGCAGATGCAATCGGAATGGATATCTCCACTGTTTCACGTGTTGCCAATAGTAAATATGTTGAAACTTCTTTTGGTTTATATCCACTTAAATATTTCTTTTCAGAGGGCTTAACAACAGATAGCGGAGACGAAGTTTCTAATAAAGAAATCAAGAAAATACTGCAAACCGAAATTGACAAGGAGAACAAATCAAAACCCTTGACAGATGAAGAGTTAATGGAAATATTGACAAAAAAGGGGTACAACATTGCCCGCAGAACCGTTGCTAAATACCGCGAACAACTTAATATTCCTGTGTCTAGAATGAGAAAGCAGTTGTAA
- a CDS encoding asparagine--tRNA ligase, with product MQIKDLTQSEGKIVTLNGWVSNKRDSKGLVFIILRDGSGYCQCVISIDIVGDDVYNQAIGLTQESSVSLTGKVIKDEKQVGGFELQVEKLHVFQVSEPYPITNKEHGVEFLMDHRHLWLRSKRQWAIMKIRNTIIFSIHKFFQQHDFVQADAPLFTGNAAEGTTTLFETDFYGQPAYLSQSGQLYGEAMAMALGKIYTFGPTFRAEKSKTRRHLSEFWMIEPEMAFYDNFQNMDLIEEFLHFVVKEVIDTNQSELEILGRDVSKLEASLKPYKRLTYTDAVKLIKGEDAVEGKTSIQLLENDLVEAKAKYAAIQQEIGEREAKIAQPGMKKGELNFNVAKIAKLKGELKDLEEDMRNIPQWIESANSFVYGNDFGGSDETVLTRLFDVPVMVYDWPHEVKAFYLKRNPDDERFARGVDVLAPEGYGEIVGGGERETDIELLKGKIIEHQLPMEVFEWYLDLRRFGSVPHAGFGLGLERLVAWVCKLPHVRETIPFPRMYGRLKP from the coding sequence ATGCAAATTAAAGATTTAACACAAAGTGAAGGTAAAATTGTTACTTTGAACGGCTGGGTTTCTAACAAGAGAGACAGCAAAGGTTTAGTATTCATTATTTTAAGAGACGGCTCAGGTTATTGCCAATGTGTTATATCGATTGATATTGTTGGGGATGATGTGTATAATCAAGCAATCGGATTGACACAAGAAAGTTCTGTTTCTTTGACAGGCAAGGTGATTAAAGATGAAAAACAAGTGGGAGGTTTTGAATTGCAAGTTGAAAAATTACATGTATTTCAAGTTTCTGAACCATACCCGATTACAAATAAAGAACATGGTGTTGAGTTTCTGATGGATCATAGGCATTTATGGTTGCGCAGTAAAAGACAGTGGGCAATTATGAAGATTAGAAACACCATTATTTTTTCTATTCATAAATTTTTCCAACAACATGACTTTGTGCAAGCGGACGCACCTTTGTTTACAGGAAATGCAGCAGAAGGAACAACCACCTTGTTTGAAACTGATTTTTACGGACAACCAGCATATTTGTCTCAATCAGGACAGCTATATGGAGAAGCTATGGCAATGGCTTTAGGTAAAATTTATACTTTCGGACCTACTTTTAGGGCTGAAAAGTCTAAGACCAGAAGACACTTGTCAGAGTTTTGGATGATTGAACCTGAAATGGCTTTTTATGATAATTTCCAGAACATGGATTTAATTGAAGAGTTTCTTCATTTTGTTGTCAAAGAAGTCATTGATACAAATCAATCTGAATTGGAAATTCTTGGACGTGATGTATCTAAATTAGAAGCCTCTTTAAAACCATATAAAAGATTGACATATACTGATGCGGTGAAGCTTATCAAAGGCGAAGATGCGGTAGAAGGGAAGACCTCGATTCAATTGTTAGAAAATGATTTAGTTGAAGCCAAAGCAAAATATGCTGCAATTCAACAAGAAATTGGCGAACGTGAAGCTAAAATTGCACAACCAGGTATGAAGAAAGGTGAACTCAACTTTAATGTTGCAAAAATTGCAAAACTCAAAGGTGAGTTGAAAGACCTTGAAGAAGATATGCGCAATATTCCACAATGGATTGAGTCTGCAAATAGCTTTGTCTATGGAAATGATTTTGGAGGAAGTGATGAAACAGTTCTTACCCGTCTGTTTGATGTGCCGGTTATGGTATATGACTGGCCCCACGAAGTGAAAGCTTTTTACCTGAAACGCAACCCGGATGATGAGAGATTTGCGAGAGGAGTGGATGTGCTTGCACCGGAGGGTTATGGGGAAATTGTGGGAGGAGGAGAAAGAGAAACAGACATAGAATTGCTCAAAGGAAAAATTATAGAACATCAACTTCCTATGGAAGTTTTTGAATGGTATTTGGATTTGAGACGTTTTGGTTCAGTACCTCATGCAGGGTTTGGACTGGGATTAGAAAGGCTTGTTGCGTGGGTGTGCAAATTACCACACGTACGAGAAACTATTCCGTTCCCAAGAATGTATGGCAGATTGAAGCCATAG